Below is a window of Sulfitobacter sp. BSw21498 DNA.
AAGTAGATCGACGCGAGCGACAATGCATCCAGCGTCAGGTCAACAGTTTGCGCTGCGGCGACGCGGGTCTCGATGCTGTCCAATGTGACACGCGCAGCAGCGGTCACGGCGCTGTCAGGCTCGTCATAGGCTTCAAAAAACGTCATCTCTGCCACGGCGCTTTGCTGGTCCAGCTCTGTCACAAGCGGCGGCACGGTGCCTGCCGCGGCAAGTGCGGCATAGGCTTTGGCGCGTCCGGCATCGGTATCCAGTTGCGCCGTAGGAATGCCCCCGACCCGCCCGCCGACGACATGAGCAGCCAAGGCATCGCGGATTGCAGCGGCGGAAATAATGGTCGGTGCAAGACCCGCTGCCACAAGCTGGGCATAGGCATCAGCCTGTGAAAGATCATCGCCTGACGTCAGCACCCGCGCGACATTGCCCGAGGGCGTTTGAGACGGGGTTGCCGTCTTGGTCGACAAGATCTGGTTCATCACGGCCCGCGCCTCGATCGAGGTATCGGTCGCCATTGATGTGATCGCCGCGATGCGGTCCTCGGATGTGTCGCCAAAGCTGGCAGAGAGGAAATTGGTCAACTGTATTTTTCGCGCCTTCAATGCCGCGTCCGGCTCTGCCTCTATCGATGCGCGCAGGGGGGCAAGCTGGTCGGCCTCGGGCCGGCGGGCGATGGAGTCGACAGCGCTTTGGCGGCGCGCAAGATCAGGATCGGTTAGCTGGAATTGCACCAAAGCCGTCCCGATCAGCCGGCGCACACCGCCATTGGGCTTTAGCTGCGAAAAGCCATTTGTCGGTGCCGAACTTTCCGCACCGGTGTCGATATTACGCAAGGCCAGATCACCGCCTGTCTCGACCCCGAAAAAGAACACACCGTCAGCGTCGCGCTGCCAGACCCCTTTGTCCTGCCACTGCTCTAGAAAAACACTGACCTGTGGCGCGCCAGAGGCGGCCAGATCGTCCAGCGCGACAGACACAGAGCTGCGCGAGGGTTTGGCGATTTCTTCGGCATGGGCTTGAAGCACGGGCTGCAAATCTTGCGCCCGTGCCGCGCCCACGATGCCCACCCAACAGAGGAGCATTAACAGGTGGCGGAACATAGGAAACCCTTGTGGTAAGTCTGGTGAATAAGATGGTGGGGGCGGCCAGACATGCTGCCCGCCCCGACGTTCAGGATCAGTAGTTAGAGGTCAACTGAACGCAGGTTTCCGTTTCAGTGTTGTACATGCCGCATTCCAGCTCTTTCCAGTCAGAGGTCAGCACAGCGCTTTCGGGCAGGAAATCTGTCCACGCATCGCCTGCGACAGGATCAGTCTGGCTGATGATGTCGAACTGCCCGTCGGCTGTGATCTCGCCAATGAGGACGGGCTTGGACAGGTGGTGGTTCACCAGCATCTCGGCGGTGCCGCCTGTCAGGTTCGGGAAGGTCTGCCCGTACATGGCGCTGCGCACGGCATCGACATCGGTGGTCCCGGCTTGTTCAACCGCGTTCACCCACATGTTAAAGCCAATATAATGCGCCTCCATGGGGTCGTTCGTCACGCGCTTGTCGTCGCCAATGGATGTTTTCCACTGTTCGATAAATTCGGCGTTCGCGGGGGTATCTGCGGACATAAAGTAGTTCCACGCCGCCAGATGCCCGACAAGGTTTGACGTATCGAGACCTGACAGCTCTTCTTCGCCAACCGAGAACGCAACAACCGGAATATCATCCGCCGACACATCCGCCGCTGCGAGTTCCTTGTAAAAGCCGATGTTCGCGTCGCCGTTGATGGTCGATACAACGCCGACCTGCTTGCCGTCCTCGCCCAGTGCCACGACATCGCCCACGATCGTTGCCCAATCGGATTGACCGAACGGTGTGTAGTTCACAAAGATGTCTTCTTCGGCAATGCCCTTGGACATCAGGTAGGATTTCAGAATGTTGTTGGTGGTACGCGGGTACACATAATCGGTGCCCAGCAAGGCAAATTTCTCGACGCCCAGTTCTTCGAGGAAGTAATCAACCGCAGGGATCGCCTGCTGGTTGGGGGCAGCACCGGTGTAGAACACGTTCTTGGACGATTCCTCGCCCTCATATTGCACGGGGTAGAACAGCAGGCCGTTCAGCTCTTCGATGACGGGCAGCACGGATTTGCGCGACACGGATGTCCAGTTGCCAAAGATCACATCGACTTCGTTCACGGTCAGCAGCTCGCGTGCTTTCTCCGCGAACAAGGGCCAGTCGGAGGCAGGGTCAACCACGACCGCCTCGATCTGACAGCCCAGTACGCCGCCTTTTTCGTTCTGCGCGTCGATCAACATCAGCATGGTGTCTTTCAACGTCGTCTCGGAAATCGCCATGGTCCCCGACAGCGAGTGCAGCACGCCGACCTTAACCGGATCGGCACAGTCCTGCGCCATCACCAGCGAGGTGGAGCCCATCAGCGCGGCAGTCGCGCAGGCAGCGAGTTTGGTGAATGTTGTCATTTTCTATCCCCTGTTGGCGCTGCTACCCCTTGCGTCAGAACGCACTTTTCCGGGGCCCCCAAGCACGTTAAACAGGAGGCGCAGCATATTGTTGTGATCGTCGCATGGCTTGTTACATCTGCCAGGATTGCTGGCCGTGCGACGGTGTTGCCTTTCTCGGCACAGAGCCAAGATGCCTAGGGCAGCGGCAGAGTCGCTAGAAAAAATGGCATGTCACCAGACACACCACCTCTCGCGCCTCATTTTTTGGCGATAGAGATCAGGAACGCTTAAAATATAGCCTACAGACGCACGCAGGTGCGGGCCTAGGCATGGGCGCGCGTCACCTTGCGCGCGCCGGGGGCCTTTGGTTAGGGCATCACGCGCGCCGCTGATGTGGCTTGCCACGCGCGCATCATGGGCAGCGCACATAGGGCGGCACCAAGGATAAAGGACAGGCTATAGCCCAAGCCGGCCAGATCATTCTCGGGCATCGCAATCAGCACGCCACCAAAGAACAGCGCGACCCGCATCGGCAGCGCGGCGCGGCCCTCGATCGGACCGACAAGGCTGATATAGCCCTGCAATGCCGCCGAGATCAGCGTCACCCCGATCATCGCACAGCTCAGCGCGACGACAACCTCCCACGCGGGGGCTTGGCCGATCAACGCAGGGTTTAGGACGAAGAAGAACGGTGCAATATAGATCACCCCGCCTAGGCGCATCGCCTCGAACCCCGTGGAAATCGGGTTTGACCCCGCCATGGTAGAGGCGGCAAAGGCCCCAAGGGCGACCGGCGGCGTGATGTAGCTGACCATACCCCAGTACAGAATGAACAGATGCACAGCCAACTGGTTCAATCCACCTGCCTCAAGCGCAGGGGCGAGCACCACGGCGAGGAAGATATAACAGGCCGTGACCGTCATCCCCATGCCAAAGATAAACGCGGTGATCGCGCCCATCAGCAACAGGACCAACGTGCTGTCGCCGGCAAGGAACACCAGTTCATTTACCAAAGTCCCCGCCAGTCCGGTGGCCGAGAAAGACCCGACGATCAGGCCGACACCCAGCAGGATCGCCGTCAGCTCTGACAGCCCCATGCCAACACCGACGATCATATTGCCAAGTCGGCTAAAGTTCAGACGGTGGCTGGCGCGGAACTGGTTCACTACCAGCAGCAAAGCCGTGGCATAGAACGGGGCAGAGGATTCCTTGCGCAGGCCGATCATCATATACAGCAGCAGCGCGAAGACGAAGATATAGGGCCAGCC
It encodes the following:
- the urtB gene encoding urea ABC transporter permease subunit UrtB, whose protein sequence is MFRHLLMLLCWVGIVGAARAQDLQPVLQAHAEEIAKPSRSSVSVALDDLAASGAPQVSVFLEQWQDKGVWQRDADGVFFFGVETGGDLALRNIDTGAESSAPTNGFSQLKPNGGVRRLIGTALVQFQLTDPDLARRQSAVDSIARRPEADQLAPLRASIEAEPDAALKARKIQLTNFLSASFGDTSEDRIAAITSMATDTSIEARAVMNQILSTKTATPSQTPSGNVARVLTSGDDLSQADAYAQLVAAGLAPTIISAAAIRDALAAHVVGGRVGGIPTAQLDTDAGRAKAYAALAAAGTVPPLVTELDQQSAVAEMTFFEAYDEPDSAVTAAARVTLDSIETRVAAAQTVDLTLDALSLASIYFLAAIGLAITFGVMGVINMAHGEFIMMGAYTGYVVQLFVPDYTLSIIIALPLAFAVTFAAGVVMERLVIRHLYHRPLETLLATFGISIALQQLAKNIFGTQARPLTSPGWLDGAWVISDVIQISYIRIAIFVLALLFLGLILFVLKRTRLGLEVRAVTQNPGMAASMGINPDRINMMTFGLGSGIAGIAGVAIGLYAKVTSEMGADYIVQSFMTVVVGGVGNVWGTLAGASLIGFLQKGIEWFNPSNTLAAQTYMVLFIILFIQFRPKGIVAQKGRAAAD
- the urtA gene encoding urea ABC transporter substrate-binding protein, translating into MTTFTKLAACATAALMGSTSLVMAQDCADPVKVGVLHSLSGTMAISETTLKDTMLMLIDAQNEKGGVLGCQIEAVVVDPASDWPLFAEKARELLTVNEVDVIFGNWTSVSRKSVLPVIEELNGLLFYPVQYEGEESSKNVFYTGAAPNQQAIPAVDYFLEELGVEKFALLGTDYVYPRTTNNILKSYLMSKGIAEEDIFVNYTPFGQSDWATIVGDVVALGEDGKQVGVVSTINGDANIGFYKELAAADVSADDIPVVAFSVGEEELSGLDTSNLVGHLAAWNYFMSADTPANAEFIEQWKTSIGDDKRVTNDPMEAHYIGFNMWVNAVEQAGTTDVDAVRSAMYGQTFPNLTGGTAEMLVNHHLSKPVLIGEITADGQFDIISQTDPVAGDAWTDFLPESAVLTSDWKELECGMYNTETETCVQLTSNY